A stretch of the Desulfovibrio porci genome encodes the following:
- a CDS encoding iron-containing alcohol dehydrogenase family protein — MYRNAKNVGYYMIGKGALSQLGDLLTTRREAQDGPAVFFLDHYFEGKNLAERLPVEHWDMVVYVDTTEEPTTDSVDGYTARVREFLDGKTPCALLAFGGGSTLDTCKCVGNLLTNPGKAEDYQGWELVRHPAPYKIAVPTLSGTGSETSRTGIICNEAKNLKLGMNSDYTMFDQVLLDPDLTAGVPRNQYFYTGIDTYMHCFESLSGSYRNVVVDSLAEKAIDICKRVFLSDDMMSDENRELLMIASFLGGMAAGFVGVVHPISAGLSMVLHMHHGLANCYALSVQEDIYPTEYRDFMTMIERQGIDLPKGICRGLTDAQYTALYEASIVHEKPLTNRLGPDFKKILTKENVIERFKRM; from the coding sequence TATCGCAACGCGAAAAATGTCGGTTATTATATGATAGGCAAGGGCGCGCTGTCCCAGTTGGGCGATCTGCTGACCACCCGCCGCGAGGCGCAGGACGGACCGGCGGTGTTCTTTTTGGATCATTACTTTGAAGGCAAAAATCTGGCGGAGCGCCTGCCCGTGGAGCACTGGGACATGGTGGTTTACGTGGACACCACGGAAGAACCCACCACGGACAGCGTGGACGGCTACACCGCCCGGGTCAGGGAATTTCTGGACGGCAAGACGCCCTGCGCCCTGCTGGCCTTTGGCGGCGGTTCCACGCTGGACACCTGCAAATGCGTGGGCAATCTGCTGACCAATCCCGGCAAGGCCGAGGATTATCAGGGCTGGGAGCTGGTCAGGCATCCCGCGCCCTACAAAATCGCCGTGCCCACCCTGTCCGGCACGGGCTCGGAAACCTCGCGCACCGGCATCATCTGCAATGAGGCCAAGAACCTCAAACTGGGCATGAACAGCGACTACACCATGTTCGATCAGGTGCTTCTGGACCCGGACCTGACCGCCGGCGTGCCGCGCAACCAGTATTTTTATACGGGCATCGACACCTACATGCACTGTTTTGAAAGCCTTTCCGGTTCCTACCGCAACGTGGTGGTGGATTCCCTGGCGGAAAAGGCCATCGACATCTGCAAGCGGGTCTTTCTTTCCGACGACATGATGAGCGACGAAAACCGCGAACTGCTGATGATCGCCTCCTTCCTGGGCGGCATGGCCGCCGGTTTCGTGGGCGTGGTGCATCCCATTTCGGCGGGCCTGAGCATGGTGCTGCACATGCACCACGGCCTGGCCAACTGCTACGCCCTGTCCGTGCAGGAAGACATCTACCCCACGGAATACCGGGATTTTATGACCATGATCGAACGTCAGGGCATCGACCTGCCCAAGGGCATCTGTCGGGGCCTGACCGACGCGCAGTACACGGCCCTGTACGAAGCCAGCATCGTGCATGAAAAACCCCTGACCAACCGTCTGGGCCCGGACTTCAAGAAAATTCTCACCAAAGAAAACGTGATTGAGCGTTTCAAGCGGATGTAG